The sequence GGTTTTATGTTAGCTTCGCGCCCGTAAAAGGGCAAGAGGGAAACAGCATTTTCGGAAACGCATACGCGAGGCGTTTACTTCTTTTTACGTTTCTGGCGTTCTTTCTTTTTCCGCTTTTTGGCGGCGGCGGACTTGCCGCCCGAGGGCCGTCCGCCCGGCAATTCCATGCTGTCCATACCGGGCATTCCCGGGAATCCGCCCATGCCGGGCATGCCCATACCCGGAGGCATCATGCCCGGCGGCATGCCGCGCGGTATTCTGGGCATGGCGGGACGGCCGCCCTTGCCGCCCATCATGCCTTTCATCATCTGACGCATCTGCTCGAACTGGCGCACCGTCTGATTGACCTGGGCCACGGTCACGCCCGCGCCTTTGGCGATGCGCGCGCGGCGGCTGCCGTTGAGAATGTCCGGATTGCGCCGCTCCCGCATGGTCATGGAATTGATAATAGCCTCGGTGCGCGCCAGTTCCTTTTCCGGCATGGCGCCGCTGGCCTCGGCCAGCTTTTCGCGCAGGCCGCCCAGGCCCGGAATCATCTTCAGAATGCTGTCCAGCGAGCCCAGCTTTTTGATGCGCCGCATCTGGGTGCGGAAATCTTCCAGATCAAAGCTGGCCTTCTGCATCTTGCGGGCCAGCTCTTCGGCTTCCTCGGCGTTGATGGTGGATTGGGCCTTTTCCACCAGGGTGAGCACGTCGCCCATGCCGAGAATGCGCCCGGCGATACGGTCGGGATGGAAGACCTCCATCTCCGACAGTTTTTCGCCCACGCCCACGAATTTGACGGGCGCGCCGGTGACCGAACGGATGGAGAGAGCCGCACCGCCGCGCGCGTCGCCGTCCATTTTTGTCAGCACCACGCCGGTCAGACCCAGGCGCTCGTTGAAGGCTTCGGCCACGGTCACGGCGTCCTGGCCGGTCATGGCGTCGGCCACGAATAAAATTTCCTGCGGCTGCACCGCCGCTTTAAGGGCCGAAAGCTCCTCCATCAGCGGCTCGTCCACGTGCAGGCGGCCCGCCGTGTCCAGCAGCAGCACGGTGGCCTGCTCCTCACGGGCTTTGTCCAGCGCCGCCGTGGCGATATCCACAGGCTTCATCTCCGTGGTGGAGGGGAAGCAGGGCATGTCGAGCTGCCTGGCCAGCACCGTGAGCTGGTCAATGGCCGCCGGACGGTAGACGTCCGCCGGGACCAGGTAGGGGCGCATCTTCTGCCTGCGCAGCAGATTGGCGATCTTGCCCGCCGAGGTGGTCTTGCCCGAACCCTGAAGGCCCACCAGCATGATCACCGCCGGTTCACGCCCCTGGAGATTCAAACCGGTGGTTTCGCCGCCCAGCAGGGAAACCAGTTCGTCGTGGACGATTTTGACCACCTGCTGAGCCGGGCTCACGCCTTTGAGCGTTTCCTGCCCCAGGCACTTTTCGCGCACGCTTTCCACAAAGTCTTTGACGACCTTGAAGTTAACGTCCGCTTCCAGGAGCGCCAGCCGCACTTCGCGCAGACCGGCCTGCACGTTTTCCTCGGTGAGCTGGCCGCGCCCGCCGAAAGAGCGGAATACGCCGGAAAGTCTGTCGGAAAGGCTCTCGAACATGAAGACCCCGCATCCGCCGCCCTGCCCCTGCACGGAGCGGCGGCCACAAAGCGTCTGTTATCGCGCCGCAACAGGCGGGCGAAGTGGAGATTCATAGGCTGTTTGCGCCGTGTCGTCAAGTCGCCGGGCGCGACATTGACAGGCGGAAACCCCGCGTCTAGTTTTGGAAAAATTGCCTTTACGACAGCCGCGCGGGAGGTGCCATGAATAAAGTGAAAATCACCGTCCTGAAGACTACTTTTGACGCGGAACTGGCTGCCCTGTACGGCGCGGAAGGCCTTGACGCCTGCCCCATGCTGAAGGAAGGCCAGGTTTTTTACGCCGACTACGCCAAGCCGGAAGGCTTCTGCGACGAGGCCTGGAAAGCCGTCTACCAATATGCCTTCGCCCTGGCGCACGGCGCGGGCAAGGGCGTGTTTTATTACGGCGACTGGATCAGAACCCCCGGCGTGGCCATTTGCAGCTGCAACGACGGCCTGCGTCCTGTGATCTTCAAACTGGAAGCTACGGATGAGGTTGCCTGCATTGATTACACGCCGGTGCGCTGAAAGACCAAAAATTTCGCGCGTTCATGAGAAAGAAAGCTGGCGGGCACGATGCCGTCAATTCGAAAAATCCAGGGAGGCGCGCACGTCCCTCCCCGGATTCTTTGCCCCTTACCGGGCGGGAAACGAGGCGGCATCCTGTTTTTTTGCCCGCCATATTTCCTTCGCCATGTTCCCCGGCAACCCGGCAAGGCCGCCCAGACTGCCTGACGGCGGGCCGGTCGCCCGCATCATGGCTATGGCGTATCGCCGCCCGCCGTTCCTTTGATATAACGAAGCCGCATACCGCATATTCTCTGTTGAGGCCTTTGCGGCAGTTGATAACGACCTTTTTTCTTCCAGAGTCAAAAGGCGCTTGAACATATTTGCGCAAGGGCAAATCGCGAACAGAACGCGCCAGCTTCACAGCGCGGCCCGCATTGACAGCCTCCCCACAAGGGGATAAGATAATTTGCTAAAGTTTATACAATTATTTTAGCCCATTACGAGGAAGTCATGTTCACCAATCGCGGCAAGGCGCTGACCTTTGACGACATTCTGCTGATTCCCGGTTATTCCGAAGTAACCCCTGACGCCGTCGACATCACCACTTGGCTCACGCCCTCCATTCCCCTGCGCATTCCCCTGCTCTCCGCCGCCATGGACACCGTGACGGAATCGGCCATGGCCATTTCCATGGCCCGGATGGGCGGCATCGGCATTATCCACAAAAACATGCCCGTGGAACGCCAGCGTCTGGAAGTGGAGCGGGTCAAGAAGAGCGAAAGCGGCATGATTCTGGACCCGGTGACCATTTCTCCGCGTAACTCCGTGCAGGAAGCCCTGGACCTGATGTCCGATTTCCGCGTTTCGGGTCTGCCGGTGGTGGACGGCGAATGTCTGGTGGGCATTCTGACCAACCGTGACGTGCGCTTCGTGGAAGACGCCCAGGCCGTGCGCGTGGCCGACGTGATGACCAGCGACAAATTGATCACCGTGCCCATGGGCACCTCCCTGGCCGAGGCCAAGCGGCACCTGCACGAGCACCGCATCGAAAAACTTCTGGTAGTGGACGAAAACAAGCGCCTGCGCGGTCTGATCACCATGAAGGACATCGACAAGGTCCAGAAATACCCCAACGCCTGCAAGGACGCCAACGGCCGCCTGCGCGTGGGCGCGGCCATCGGCATCGGCAAGGATTCCGAAGCCAGGGCCGAACAGTTGCTGGAGGCCGGGGCGGACGTGCTGGTGCTGGATTCGGCCCACGGCCATTCCGTCAACGTGCTCAACGCCATCCGCGCCGTCAAGACGAGCTTTCCCAACTGTCAGCTCATCGCGGGCAATGTGGCTACCTATGAAGGCGCGCGCGCCATTCTGGAGGCCGGAGCCGACAGCGTGAAAGTGGGCATCGGGCCCGGTTCCATCTGCACCACCCGCATCGTGGCCGGCGTGGGCGTGCCCCAGGTCACGGCGGTCATGGACGGCAGCCGCGCCGCGCGCGAGATGGACCGCTGCTGCGTGGCCGACGGCGGCATTAAATTCTCCGGCGACATCGTCAAGGCCCTGGTGGTGGGCGCGCATTCGGTGATGATCGGCTCCCTCTTCGCCGGCACCGAGGAAAGCCCGGGCGAAACCATTCTCTACCAGGGCCGCACCTACAAGATTTACCGCGGCATGGGTTCCATCGACGCCATGAAGGAAGGCAGCTCGGACCGCTACTTCCAGGAACGCAGCAAAAAACTGGTGCCCGAAGGCATTGTGGGCCGCGTGCCCTACCGGGGGCCGGTTATGGAAGCCGTATACCAGCTCATGGGGGGCCTGCGCTCGGGCATGGGCTACGTGGGGGCGAAAACCCTGGGCGACCTCTTCGAGAACACCACCTTCTGCGAGATTTCCGCCGCCGGCCTGCGCGAAAGCCATGTGCACGACGTGGTCATCACCAAAGAAGCGCCCAACTACCGTATTGAGAACTAGCCCGCACGGGAGAGGATGAAACATGCCGCACAGCAAAGTCATTATCATCGACTACGGCTCCCAGGTCACTCAGCTCATCGCCCGCCGCGTGCGCGAGGCCGGGGTGTATTCCGAAATCCATTCCTGCGTGACCACGGCCGCGCAGGTGGCGGACATGCATCCCTCGGCCCTGATTCTCTCCGGCGGCCCGGCCAGCGTGGGCGAGGCCGACGCCCCGGCCCTGGACCCCGGTTTTCTGGAGCTGGGCGTGCCGGTGCTGGGCATCTGTTACGGCATGCAGCTTCTGGCCCAGAACATGGGCGGCCGACTGGCCCAGTCCCTGACGCGGGAATACGGCCCGGCGGAACTGACCCTCAGCGCCCCCTGTCCGCTCTGGGACGGTCTGGACGCGAAAAGCCCCTCCAGAGTCTGGATGAGCCACGGCGACAAGGTTCTGGCCCCGCCGCCGGGTTTCGCGGTCACAGGCCGCACGCCCACCCTGGACGTGGCCGCCATGGCCGACGAGCAGCGCCGGATCTACGCTGTGCAGTTCCATCCCGAAGTGTACCACAGCGTGGACGGCGAACATATTCTGCAAAACTTCCTGTTCAAGGTGGCCGGGATCACGCCGGACTGGACCATGTCCTCCTTTGTGGAACGCGTGGTCAAGGAAATGGCCGAGCAGGTGGGCGACAAACATGTGGTCTGCGCCCTGTCCGGCGGCATTGATTCCACGGTGGTGGCCGTGCTGCTGAATCGGGCCATCGGCAAGCGCCTGCACTGTATCTTTGTGGACAACGGCCTGCTGCGCCTCAATGAAGGCGACGAGGTGGTCAATTACCTGCGCGAGCATTTCGACCTCAATCTCGAGTTTGTGCAGGCGCAGGAGCGCTTCCTCTCCCGCCTCAAAGGCGTGGAAGACCCGGAGAAAAAACGCAAGATCATCGGGCACACCTTTATTGAAATCTTCGACGAAGAAGCCAAGAAGCTGCCCCAGGTGGATTTTCTGGCCCAGGGCACCCTGTATCCGGACGTTATCGAATCCGTCTCGCACAAGGGCCCCAGCGCGGTGATCAAAAGCCACCACAATGTGGGCGGCCTGCCCGACACCATGAAGCTCAAGCTTATCGAGCCGCTGCGCGAGCTTTTCAAGGACGAGGTGCGCAAGGTGGCGGCGGAGTTGGGCATGCCCGACTCCATCGTCTGGCGGCATCCCTTCCCCGGTCCGGGCCTGGCCATCCGTGTGCTGGGCGAAATCACCGAAGAGCGCCTGAGCATCCTGCGCCTGGCCGACAAGATCGTGCAGGAGGAACTGCGCGAATCCGGCTGGTACCGCAAGGTCTGGCAGGGCTTCGCCGTGCTGCTGCCGCTCAAGACCGTGGGCGTCATGGGCGACGGCCGCACCTACGAGCATGTCATCGCCCTGCGCGTGGTGGACAGCGTGGACGCCATGACCGCCGACTGGGCGCGCCTGCCCCCGGATCTCATCGCGCGTATGTCCGGCCGGATCATCAATGAAGTCAAGGGCGTCAACCGCGTGGTCTACGA comes from Desulfovibrio porci and encodes:
- the ffh gene encoding signal recognition particle protein; the protein is MFESLSDRLSGVFRSFGGRGQLTEENVQAGLREVRLALLEADVNFKVVKDFVESVREKCLGQETLKGVSPAQQVVKIVHDELVSLLGGETTGLNLQGREPAVIMLVGLQGSGKTTSAGKIANLLRRQKMRPYLVPADVYRPAAIDQLTVLARQLDMPCFPSTTEMKPVDIATAALDKAREEQATVLLLDTAGRLHVDEPLMEELSALKAAVQPQEILFVADAMTGQDAVTVAEAFNERLGLTGVVLTKMDGDARGGAALSIRSVTGAPVKFVGVGEKLSEMEVFHPDRIAGRILGMGDVLTLVEKAQSTINAEEAEELARKMQKASFDLEDFRTQMRRIKKLGSLDSILKMIPGLGGLREKLAEASGAMPEKELARTEAIINSMTMRERRNPDILNGSRRARIAKGAGVTVAQVNQTVRQFEQMRQMMKGMMGGKGGRPAMPRIPRGMPPGMMPPGMGMPGMGGFPGMPGMDSMELPGGRPSGGKSAAAKKRKKKERQKRKKK
- a CDS encoding TIGR04076 family protein, which codes for MNKVKITVLKTTFDAELAALYGAEGLDACPMLKEGQVFYADYAKPEGFCDEAWKAVYQYAFALAHGAGKGVFYYGDWIRTPGVAICSCNDGLRPVIFKLEATDEVACIDYTPVR
- the guaB gene encoding IMP dehydrogenase, producing the protein MFTNRGKALTFDDILLIPGYSEVTPDAVDITTWLTPSIPLRIPLLSAAMDTVTESAMAISMARMGGIGIIHKNMPVERQRLEVERVKKSESGMILDPVTISPRNSVQEALDLMSDFRVSGLPVVDGECLVGILTNRDVRFVEDAQAVRVADVMTSDKLITVPMGTSLAEAKRHLHEHRIEKLLVVDENKRLRGLITMKDIDKVQKYPNACKDANGRLRVGAAIGIGKDSEARAEQLLEAGADVLVLDSAHGHSVNVLNAIRAVKTSFPNCQLIAGNVATYEGARAILEAGADSVKVGIGPGSICTTRIVAGVGVPQVTAVMDGSRAAREMDRCCVADGGIKFSGDIVKALVVGAHSVMIGSLFAGTEESPGETILYQGRTYKIYRGMGSIDAMKEGSSDRYFQERSKKLVPEGIVGRVPYRGPVMEAVYQLMGGLRSGMGYVGAKTLGDLFENTTFCEISAAGLRESHVHDVVITKEAPNYRIEN
- the guaA gene encoding glutamine-hydrolyzing GMP synthase; this encodes MPHSKVIIIDYGSQVTQLIARRVREAGVYSEIHSCVTTAAQVADMHPSALILSGGPASVGEADAPALDPGFLELGVPVLGICYGMQLLAQNMGGRLAQSLTREYGPAELTLSAPCPLWDGLDAKSPSRVWMSHGDKVLAPPPGFAVTGRTPTLDVAAMADEQRRIYAVQFHPEVYHSVDGEHILQNFLFKVAGITPDWTMSSFVERVVKEMAEQVGDKHVVCALSGGIDSTVVAVLLNRAIGKRLHCIFVDNGLLRLNEGDEVVNYLREHFDLNLEFVQAQERFLSRLKGVEDPEKKRKIIGHTFIEIFDEEAKKLPQVDFLAQGTLYPDVIESVSHKGPSAVIKSHHNVGGLPDTMKLKLIEPLRELFKDEVRKVAAELGMPDSIVWRHPFPGPGLAIRVLGEITEERLSILRLADKIVQEELRESGWYRKVWQGFAVLLPLKTVGVMGDGRTYEHVIALRVVDSVDAMTADWARLPPDLIARMSGRIINEVKGVNRVVYDVSSKPPSTIEWE